GAGTATGTTGATATTCACATCATCAAAGGTCACAAAGTGCTTTCCAATCTTCAGTGTGCATACTTGATCGTGCTCGCTGGCAGCAAGTCCCACACATGCAGCAATCCACCCCGTAAAGGAGATTGATTCTCCCTTTTCCGCTTCATACATCTTAATCTTCTTGCGTGCGTCTGTCACATCTGCCTCGAAGAGTCCAAGCATCCTGTGCTTCTTGAGGGCATATTCACAACTTTCAATGATCAGTTTGCGCGATTTCGGAATCCGTTCTTTTCTATAGCCTGGTTCTGATGACAATAACATGTACCTCTTGAATTCTGCAGTGGAAGGCGAACATATTACAATGCCGGTCACGTGCCCTTTCTTCCATATGCTTGTAAGAAATGTAGATGCAATATAGTGAATCTTCACGGAGAGGGCCCATCCATGAAATCAATCTCTTGTTATAAGGAATCACGACCGAGCCATAAACCATGTACCAACAAACAACGAGGATACGCCAATCATCATCATTAGTTGACTTATTCTAAGTGAATATGGTAAACAAGCATTATTGAATATGTAGCTGTACGGAGGGCCGGAATGACCGAGGAGATAGCCAAACATACTGAGTAAGACCCCAACAAGGAAGTGGATATATGCTATTCCGTTTGGATTAGCGGGCACTCCCTGATCTAACAGACTATACACCGTTTCCAAGACAATACTATTTTGCTCATCTGTTCAACGTGATGAGATGGATGATGCAGGAGAAGAAATAGTAGAACAGCACCGCAAGGACTTAATACGGTCGGTCTCGGGCAGTCTTGTGGGATAGATGTGGGCACAATCACACTGACGTATCAGGAAATACTCGGAGAAACAATGGAGCTAACCTTTGACTCGGATGTCAAAGAAATCGGCCTGTCTCTTAAGCTAATCAGCATCATCGACCTTAGCCCCCTCTCCAGCTGCACCAGTCTGCAGGAACTCAATCTCAGCTGGAACCAGTTGCAAGAGGTGGACCTCACCCCCCTGGCCAGCTGCACCACTCTGCAGGGACTCTACCTCGATGACAACGAGCTGCAGGAGGTGGATCTCAGCCCCCTGGCCAGCTGCACCAACCTGCAGAGACTCAATCTCCAATGCAACCAGTTGCAGGAGGTGGACTTCACCCCCCTCACCAGCTGCACCAGCCTGCAGGAACTCTATCTCGTCTACAACCACAACCAGTTGCAGGAGGTGAAGTTGTGTGGCTGCACCAGCCTGCAGAAACTCTTTCTCTGGGGGAACCAGTTGCAGGAGCTGGACCTCACCCCGCTGGCCAGCTGCTCCAGCCTGCAGGAACTCTTGCTTGGCCATGCTGATAGTGTAACTCTCCTTTCTCGGGAGACCATGAACACCAGAGGCCTCCGTAGGAAGCCGAATCGATATGACTTTCCTGTGCACATCTTGAGCCTCAGGCATCTCAGGGTTCTCTTGCACCTTCTTAGAAAGCACGAGCCCGATGTGGACTGGAAAGAAACACACCTGACCCAAGGCCTCGTCACTGCGCTGGACCTGGACGAACTCCCCCTGCTGGACATCACGCACGAGAAGCGAGACGCGATCCTGGATGAGGACGAAAGCGAGTCAATGCGACAGAAGGTCATTGAGGCCCTCTGCAGACAGATAGACGACAATGGGACCACCATCGGCATGGATGTGGAACGCGCAGTAGCAGCCCATGGTGAGCTGGCCAACAGGATGGAGTGGATCCTTGAGCTCCGCCAGCAGGAGCTGGAGGATATTACACTTGGAATAAACCCGTATGGGGAAACCGTGAATCTCAAGGCTCTCTGGCTCACCGCCTACGGCCATCAGGTCCTCTCGAGCATGGGTCTCGGTCTGTCCTGTTCAAAAGACCAGTTCAGGCAAGTGAGAGAGAGCTTGGCGAGACTGGGGGTTGAGGTTGAAACGACCGAATCGGACGAACCAGTCTATCCCCCCACGAAGATCTCGGACGCCCTTAAGGAGTACATCTGGCGATTGGCTGAGCATCATGCTTCGTGACCGGTACCGACTACCAGAAGATCGTATCCCTCCTAACTACTATGATGTGTTCCTACGGATCCTGACCATATAGAGGGTCACTGCCGCAACCACGACTGCACCACCTACAACTAAGCTGATTTGAAACAGATTAGGCCATTGTGGGCTAGCTGCTGGTTCAACAGACCTGCATTCGAGCGTGTACAGCTCGCTGACAGCTTCGTTGGCCCCGTAGTCCTTGGCAATGATTTGAAATTCAACTTCCCCAGGAATGTCGTGTTCTAGAGTACAGCAAAAGGTATCGTCCCCACAAACCGTCATCTCCAAATATTCACTAGTACCATTCCCGAGCGAATAATTCAGATATCCTTCAACCACACCGCTAACTGGATTGCTC
The Candidatus Lokiarchaeota archaeon genome window above contains:
- a CDS encoding leucine-rich repeat protein; translation: MGTITLTYQEILGETMELTFDSDVKEIGLSLKLISIIDLSPLSSCTSLQELNLSWNQLQEVDLTPLASCTTLQGLYLDDNELQEVDLSPLASCTNLQRLNLQCNQLQEVDFTPLTSCTSLQELYLVYNHNQLQEVKLCGCTSLQKLFLWGNQLQELDLTPLASCSSLQELLLGHADSVTLLSRETMNTRGLRRKPNRYDFPVHILSLRHLRVLLHLLRKHEPDVDWKETHLTQGLVTALDLDELPLLDITHEKRDAILDEDESESMRQKVIEALCRQIDDNGTTIGMDVERAVAAHGELANRMEWILELRQQELEDITLGINPYGETVNLKALWLTAYGHQVLSSMGLGLSCSKDQFRQVRESLARLGVEVETTESDEPVYPPTKISDALKEYIWRLAEHHAS